The sequence ATTTATTGCGGACATAGTTGTTTTTTTTACTACCACCGCCGGTCTTTCTGGGAGCGATATGCCCCTTTTCGAGAGATTTGAATGGACTTGTATGAATGCCGCTGTATTTGAACCCTTCAGCTAAAGCAGTTGTCGTAAGCGCTTTCTCGACAAGGGGCTGATCGGTCATTCCCGGTACAGGGGCGAGGGTTTTCTGCTGAGATGTTTGCTGCTGTGGAGATTCCGCCAGCCTGAAAGCCTGGGTTAAGCTGAGTGCCAGGAGTACAACGATAATGCATAACGCGATCATTTTTGACAACGGTGTATTCATAAGTCTGCTCTATGCCCTTGGCCTTAGAAAACAGGTGACTCGTATTGTGGCGGTTATCTTAGGTCCTTCATCCGCAGCAATCCCCAGACGGTCTACACTCACCAATTGAGGAGTGGCTTCTAAAGATGAAACAAATTGTCCGAAAGAATTATAATTGGTCGACATCTCCAATGTTACCGGGTACAATATATAATCTTTCTTAACAAGTTCTTCCTCCGGCTCCATACGAACAAATCGAATCCCGGCATTATCGGCCTTTGCAATCAGCATCTGCAAAAGCCCCGAAAAATTCTGAGGATCGGCAAAACCGGTACTGAGGTCCTCGAGTTTTTTCTCCAGAAGAGCATGTTTATTTTTGATCCCCTCCTTGATTGTCGCATACCCGTCACTCGATGAAAGGAGGCCTTTATATTGGGCTATCTCATTCTGCTTCTGTCGCAAAGAGCCCCACAGGGGAAAGACCAGATATCCCAGGCTATAGATAAAAACAAAAAGCGCGGCGCTGACCGCAAGAAGAGCGGGAAGTTCGTTATTGATTATTTTTCTGATTCGATTGAGCATACCAGTAATATAAATCAAAACTGAAATGATGCCGTTGCTGCAGTGGATGGAGTAGCAGCAGAGGTTATCAAACGACGTATCTATGGTTATTTAAGCCGAGAGGCGGATTCGAACCGCCGACCTGCTGATTACGAATCAGCTGCTCTACCACTGAGCCATCCCGGCTTGGAAAATTAATTCGTATCTGGTATTAGATATATTTCTTTAAGTTAAAATAGGTTTTGCCATTCGAGGGTGAAAATGGAATTCAAGGATACTGTGCCGGTGGCTTTGAAGCATCAGGAACGGTGATATATCCACCGGCACAATCATCAGGTTTACTATTATCAAAATTCCGTCAGTATCATTCCCCGTCAACAGCACTGCCTTCAATTCTTTCCGCCCTCTTCAGGCTTCACTGCATAACCCTTTATGAGTTCCATTGCCGGATATACTTTCATTCACAACAAGCAACCGGTCTTTCAGATGGCCGGTTGCTATTCCGGAGAAAAAAAGAGCATGAAATAATGTTACCTGCAAACAATTATGCCAAAAACAATACTGCAAATGATTCTAATGCTAAAGAATAAATAAATCATTACTTTAGCACTATTATTCTCATTTGCCATCAAATATTTTATATTCTTCATAGGCTAGAGGTGAAGAGTCAGACTCATTCTATTGCTGCATTTCGAATAAATTAGGGTTTTCCGTTAAACAGTTACAGGAGTAGCTTTATATAGCTATTTTCTGGTGATATTTTTAATCAATTCGGGGATATTTTATGCTTTCAAATAAACCATGTGTTTTAATTATTGAAGATGACGAGGCAGCGGCGTTCGGCTACGAAAGTTTCCTTTCCGATTCGGGTTATCGGGTCAAATCGGCAACGACATTAAAAGAAGCCCATGCGCAAGCTGAACAGGGCGGTTTTGATGCTATCTTACTCGATCTGAAACTTCCCGATGGTAACTCCCTCCACTGGATACCTCAGCAGAAGCAGGCGTATCCGGAAATACCGATCATTGTGATCACCGGTACCAGTGATATTCCTACAGCAGTCCAGGCGACCAAGAACGGTGCAGAAAATTTCCTTACCAAGCCGGTGGAAATGGATGAACTGAAAAACGCGCTTGATAAAAGCCTCGAATTGAAGGTCCTGCGTAAGCGAAGTGTTATCCAGCAACGGCTTTCCAAAAGTGAAGAACCTTTTTTCGGAAGAAGCAGACCTGTTACCGAACTCCTCGACTATGCCGCGCTGGCTGCGGCCAACAATTCGGTAATTCTTCTTCAGGGAGAAACCGGCACAGGTAAAGGAGTTTTGGCTAAATGGGTACACGACAACAGCGAACGCAGATCGGAAGCCTTTGTGGAACTCAACTGTTCCAGTTTAAAAGGCGAGCTCCTTCGGAGCGAACTGTTCGGCCATGTCAAGGGAGCTTTTACATCGGCGATAAAGGATCGTGAAGGACTTATCGAAGTTGCCGATAACGGCACGCTCTTTCTGGATGAGATTGGTGATATGGATCTCGAGGTACAGGCGCAACTACTGAAAACTATTGAAGAAAAATCGTTTAGGCGTATCGGCGAGAATAAGATACGAAAAAGCGATTTCCGTCTTATTTGCGCCAGCAACCGCGACTTATTTCGGGCAACAAAAGAACAAAAATTCCGAAATGATCTCTACTACAGAATATGCGTATTTCCTGTCATCGTACCTCCATTACGCGAGCGAATCGATGATATTCCCGGACTGGCCGCCTATTTTCTGAAAAGTTTTGGCTATACCCATTTTCCGCTTTCCCATCAGGTAAGCGATACTCTGAAGAGGTATTCATGGCCGGGCAATGTCCGGGAGCTGAAGAACATGCTTGAGCGGGCATTCCTTCTTGCCCGTGGAGAACCACTTACAATCCACCACTTCCCCGGACTTACCACAAGTCAACCCATCACTGTAACCTATGAGGATGTCGAAAATCTGAACGAATTGACTAACAGGCATATTTTAAGCATTGTCCGGAAATATAACGGTGACAAGAAAAAGGCCAGTAAGGCATTAGGAATGTCATTTTCAAACCTCTACCGGAAACTGAGCCAGATCGGGCATGTCGAGGAACCATCCGGTATGCAGGTTTGAGAATAAAAAGCAGAACGATATGCGAACTTTTTCTACGCTTTAAAAAGATATGCTCATGAAGGGGATTGTTGAGCGGGAATTATAATGAAAGTTGGGCCACAATTGCTTGCAACCCACTTTCATCGTCTCACCTAATCTATCCTCTATTTTTAAGCTTAACCAGGCACTTAATTGTTCTTTGCTTTTCTAATGGACTGTTATCTCTGGGACAGCATAAGCATTTAAAAATCTACTGAACAGAAACAACACTATTTACCGATCCATACTCATTGGTTTTTTGCGTATCACACTGAGGATCGTTTAACCATGAACCGTTCACGACGAACTTGTATTCATATGTTCCCTTGGGAAGGAGAATATTAGTTGAATACCCGCCGTTTTTGGGTCGTAGTTTATTTTTCTTGGGATTCCAATCGTTGAAAGATCCCGCTACAAAAACATCAGCATCCGGTTCTGCATGAACATCAAACTGTACTCTCTTCTTCTTTACGTTTCTGGTCATAATCAGCTCCCTGAAATTTGATGAATTTTGTTAATATTGCCCGTACAGAGTGTTTTTAACGACCCATTGCATATCACATCCTGCATGGTTTTTTCATTCTTTTTTAATCGGGCAAATTCCCATTCAAGGCATTGAATATCCTGACTTTGCAGCTTGGTCAGGTATTTAAAGAGAACCTTCACTTCAAAATCCTTTTCAAGCTGAATCAATTTTTTATACATATTCAGGATTTTTCGTTCATTTCTCAAAATGTAAAAAAAGGTATCTTCAAGGTTATCCAGAGGTTTGAGATTAACATCGAGGAGATAATTCGCTATCGATGTACCACTGTCGGTCTCAGCATTCTGCTGCATGAAATAACATGCTTCCGGAAATTCGCTCTGCAATTTCATGGCTTGATAGCGCTTCCGCCTGGCCATGTATTTCAGAAGATTC comes from Chitinivibrionales bacterium and encodes:
- the pilO gene encoding type 4a pilus biogenesis protein PilO, whose product is MIYITGMLNRIRKIINNELPALLAVSAALFVFIYSLGYLVFPLWGSLRQKQNEIAQYKGLLSSSDGYATIKEGIKNKHALLEKKLEDLSTGFADPQNFSGLLQMLIAKADNAGIRFVRMEPEEELVKKDYILYPVTLEMSTNYNSFGQFVSSLEATPQLVSVDRLGIAADEGPKITATIRVTCFLRPRA
- a CDS encoding response regulator; translated protein: MLSNKPCVLIIEDDEAAAFGYESFLSDSGYRVKSATTLKEAHAQAEQGGFDAILLDLKLPDGNSLHWIPQQKQAYPEIPIIVITGTSDIPTAVQATKNGAENFLTKPVEMDELKNALDKSLELKVLRKRSVIQQRLSKSEEPFFGRSRPVTELLDYAALAAANNSVILLQGETGTGKGVLAKWVHDNSERRSEAFVELNCSSLKGELLRSELFGHVKGAFTSAIKDREGLIEVADNGTLFLDEIGDMDLEVQAQLLKTIEEKSFRRIGENKIRKSDFRLICASNRDLFRATKEQKFRNDLYYRICVFPVIVPPLRERIDDIPGLAAYFLKSFGYTHFPLSHQVSDTLKRYSWPGNVRELKNMLERAFLLARGEPLTIHHFPGLTTSQPITVTYEDVENLNELTNRHILSIVRKYNGDKKKASKALGMSFSNLYRKLSQIGHVEEPSGMQV